From the Nitratidesulfovibrio sp. genome, one window contains:
- the plsY gene encoding glycerol-3-phosphate 1-O-acyltransferase PlsY, which yields MGNLLWIAIAYVMGSIPFGLVFARTFCGVDPRTGGSRNVGATNVARLCGTKWGVATLLCDALKGALPVAIALSFSDSALFHSLTALAALIGHLHSCFLGFKGGKAVATTVGVFIPLAFGQLVLAGIACLLVIWRSGFVSLGSLTLVTALPVFLLLYGKWKLLPLALVVMALVYWSHRENIGRLARGEEKPWQKKHHDAAPTGGPADDATCAASTDRADDQAHCGCGCAAHGEPGATPEK from the coding sequence ATGGGTAACCTGCTTTGGATCGCCATCGCCTACGTCATGGGCTCCATCCCCTTCGGGCTGGTGTTTGCCCGCACCTTCTGCGGGGTGGACCCGCGCACCGGCGGCAGCCGCAACGTGGGCGCCACCAACGTGGCCCGGCTGTGCGGCACCAAATGGGGCGTGGCCACCCTGCTGTGCGATGCGCTGAAGGGCGCGCTGCCCGTGGCCATCGCCCTGTCGTTCAGCGATTCCGCGCTGTTCCACAGCCTGACGGCGCTGGCCGCGCTGATAGGGCACCTGCACTCCTGCTTCCTGGGCTTCAAGGGGGGCAAGGCCGTGGCCACCACGGTGGGCGTGTTCATTCCGCTGGCCTTCGGGCAACTGGTGCTGGCGGGCATTGCCTGCCTGCTGGTCATCTGGCGTTCCGGCTTCGTCTCGCTGGGCTCGCTGACCCTGGTCACGGCCCTGCCGGTGTTCCTGCTGCTGTACGGCAAGTGGAAGCTGCTGCCGCTGGCGCTGGTGGTCATGGCCCTGGTGTACTGGAGCCACCGCGAGAACATCGGACGGCTGGCGCGCGGAGAGGAAAAGCCCTGGCAGAAGAAGCACCACGACGCGGCGCCCACCGGCGGCCCGGCTGACGACGCCACGTGCGCCGCGTCCACCGACCGGGCAGACGACCAGGCCCACTGCGGGTGCGGCTGCGCCGCGCACGGAGAACCCGGCGCCACGCCGGAAAAGTAG
- a CDS encoding IMP cyclohydrolase: protein MTSPKPASLKDMYRTLQDDPFPDSLTLTLGDTTLTYRKRTWTIDGERKGLRYGENPDQPAALYELAEGGLTLGGVAFRAAGQGLVSAIAEEHMVQAGKHPGKTNLTDVDNGVNILQYLAARPAAVILKHNNPCGAAWSNDGVADALDKAYQCDRIAAFGGAVVVNRPLCRAAGELIAANYFEVVAAPDFEPGVLELLQTRKNLRILRMPGLARLENFADAPFLDIKSLTDGGMVIQHSFRNRIRTVADFLPAEATSKDGVTVTARAPSKQEADDLLFAWAVESGVTSNSVIFARHGATVAIGTGEQDRVGCVELAIHKAYTKYADSLAFAAHNCSLYDLKQKAAADPALADSLAAIERRTKDERGGLPGTVLVSDGFFPFRDGVDVALAQGVAAIAQPGGSMRDHEVIMAVNEASPQVAMVFTGQRSFKH from the coding sequence ATGACTTCGCCGAAGCCCGCCAGCCTCAAGGACATGTACCGCACCCTTCAGGACGATCCGTTTCCGGATTCCCTTACCCTGACGCTGGGCGACACCACCCTGACCTACCGCAAGCGCACCTGGACCATCGACGGTGAACGCAAGGGCCTGCGCTACGGCGAAAACCCCGACCAGCCCGCCGCCCTGTACGAACTGGCCGAAGGCGGCCTGACCCTTGGCGGCGTGGCCTTTCGCGCCGCCGGACAGGGCCTTGTCTCGGCCATCGCCGAAGAACACATGGTCCAGGCAGGCAAGCACCCCGGCAAGACCAACCTGACCGACGTGGACAACGGGGTTAATATCCTTCAGTACCTGGCCGCGCGCCCCGCCGCCGTGATCCTGAAGCACAACAACCCGTGCGGGGCCGCCTGGTCCAATGATGGCGTGGCCGACGCGCTGGACAAGGCCTACCAGTGCGACAGAATCGCCGCCTTCGGCGGGGCCGTGGTGGTCAACCGCCCGCTTTGCCGCGCCGCCGGCGAGCTCATCGCCGCCAACTACTTCGAGGTGGTGGCCGCACCCGACTTCGAACCCGGCGTGCTGGAGCTGCTGCAAACCCGCAAGAATCTGCGCATCCTGCGCATGCCCGGCCTGGCCCGCCTCGAAAACTTCGCCGATGCGCCGTTCCTGGACATCAAGAGCCTGACCGACGGCGGCATGGTCATCCAGCATTCGTTCCGCAACCGCATCCGCACCGTGGCCGACTTTCTGCCCGCCGAAGCCACCAGCAAGGACGGCGTTACCGTCACCGCCCGCGCCCCCTCCAAGCAGGAGGCCGACGACCTGCTGTTTGCCTGGGCCGTGGAGTCGGGCGTCACGTCCAACTCGGTGATCTTTGCCCGCCACGGTGCCACCGTGGCCATCGGCACCGGCGAACAGGACCGCGTGGGCTGCGTGGAACTGGCCATCCACAAGGCCTACACCAAGTACGCAGACTCGCTGGCCTTCGCCGCGCACAACTGCTCGCTGTACGACCTGAAGCAGAAGGCCGCCGCCGATCCGGCCCTGGCCGACTCGCTGGCCGCCATCGAACGCCGCACCAAGGACGAACGCGGCGGCCTGCCCGGCACCGTGCTGGTCTCCGACGGGTTCTTCCCCTTCCGCGACGGCGTGGACGTGGCCCTGGCACAGGGCGTTGCCGCCATCGCCCAGCCCGGCGGCTCCATGCGCGACCACGAAGTGATCATGGCCGTGAACGAGGCCAGCCCGCAGGTGGCCATGGTTTTCACGGGGCAGCGATCGTTCAAGCACTAG
- a CDS encoding ribonuclease catalytic domain-containing protein → MAAPSGIVRYPGPGCIVEFMQGNRPITAWVLEEQAGKLRLLLANRRETKLTTNRLLPWSGPVYSGEYGRQQIIDLLELHRQRRDDRETALDPLELWSLAQGEVDRASLEWFAELLWETPEVDDLAALGRAMLACKTHFKFQPPDFEVYTAEKVDTRMAEQEAASQREALVAAGHEFVRVLWDVHSRRRTLPPETSPERPAPDIAEQLAELVMTRLADPDDHDTEALWKQVTKGLPDDPHLALHLAKTWGLVPEHHNFWMDRAGYDPGNAWAANHWDDIDALCGAVESARSQPLAMPFISIDSATTRDIDDAFHIEARGDGGFRLWLALACPALAWPYGSELDKAVLRRATSIYLPEATHHMLPEELGIGFFSLLARQDRPALVLAMDVAPDGELQSCVPSGAWVNLAANLTYEACEACLAAVAPPQAPPNPDDDLLAAMLAGDPDGPDPAASAATPAPLPDNAAAPHADRLAVADRLARALQSHRIGRGAVIIERDDPKVTLSGEGAATVVDIADQPATPRSQSIVAEMMILANAGVARWAGENRVALLHRTQDVGIPREYAGVWRAPHEVARVVKALASSLLETSARPHAGIGVPAYSPITSPLRRYPDLINETQVLHALATGQGRWTRDELDAMLPLLNARLDAAGQVQRFRPRYWKLLHFRQKGDKTWWHAVVTEENDAFVTVSLPREQLFLRGRRSTFGDKVNPGQHFRVRVGKIHPLNNEIQILDAEEE, encoded by the coding sequence ATGGCGGCACCATCCGGCATCGTGCGCTACCCCGGCCCGGGGTGCATCGTTGAATTCATGCAGGGCAACCGCCCCATAACGGCCTGGGTGCTCGAAGAACAGGCAGGCAAGCTGCGCCTGCTGCTCGCCAACCGCCGCGAAACCAAGCTCACCACCAACCGCCTGCTGCCCTGGTCCGGCCCGGTCTACTCCGGCGAATACGGCCGCCAGCAGATCATCGACCTGCTGGAACTGCACCGCCAGCGCCGCGACGACCGCGAAACCGCGCTCGACCCGCTGGAGTTGTGGAGCCTTGCCCAGGGCGAGGTGGACCGCGCCTCGCTGGAATGGTTCGCGGAACTGCTGTGGGAAACGCCGGAAGTGGACGACCTGGCTGCCCTTGGCCGCGCCATGCTGGCCTGCAAGACCCACTTCAAGTTCCAGCCGCCCGACTTCGAGGTGTACACCGCCGAAAAGGTGGACACCCGCATGGCCGAGCAGGAAGCCGCCAGCCAGCGCGAAGCCCTGGTGGCCGCCGGGCACGAATTCGTGCGCGTCCTGTGGGACGTGCACTCGCGCCGCCGCACCCTGCCGCCGGAAACCTCGCCGGAACGCCCCGCCCCGGACATCGCCGAACAGTTGGCCGAGTTGGTCATGACCCGCCTGGCCGACCCGGACGACCACGACACCGAGGCGCTCTGGAAACAGGTGACCAAGGGCCTGCCCGACGACCCGCACCTGGCCCTGCACCTGGCCAAAACCTGGGGCCTCGTGCCGGAGCACCACAATTTCTGGATGGACCGCGCGGGGTACGACCCCGGCAACGCCTGGGCAGCCAACCACTGGGACGACATAGACGCCCTGTGCGGGGCCGTGGAATCGGCCCGCAGCCAGCCGCTGGCCATGCCGTTCATCTCCATAGATTCCGCCACCACCCGCGACATCGACGACGCCTTCCACATCGAGGCGCGCGGTGACGGGGGCTTTCGCCTGTGGCTGGCCCTGGCCTGCCCGGCCCTGGCCTGGCCCTACGGCAGCGAACTGGACAAGGCGGTGCTGCGCCGCGCCACCAGCATCTACCTGCCGGAAGCCACCCACCATATGCTGCCCGAAGAACTGGGCATCGGCTTCTTCAGCCTGCTGGCCCGGCAGGACAGGCCCGCGCTGGTGCTGGCCATGGACGTGGCCCCCGACGGCGAACTGCAATCCTGCGTGCCCAGCGGCGCGTGGGTGAACCTGGCCGCCAACCTCACCTACGAGGCCTGCGAGGCCTGCCTTGCCGCCGTGGCGCCACCGCAGGCCCCCCCGAACCCCGACGACGACCTGCTGGCAGCCATGCTGGCGGGCGACCCCGATGGGCCGGACCCCGCAGCCAGCGCCGCCACGCCCGCCCCCCTGCCGGACAACGCGGCTGCCCCCCACGCGGACAGGCTGGCCGTGGCCGACAGGCTGGCCCGCGCCCTGCAATCGCACCGCATCGGGCGCGGCGCGGTGATCATCGAACGCGATGACCCCAAAGTGACCCTGTCCGGCGAAGGTGCCGCCACCGTCGTGGACATCGCGGACCAGCCCGCCACGCCGCGCAGCCAGTCCATCGTGGCGGAGATGATGATCCTCGCCAACGCCGGGGTGGCCCGCTGGGCCGGGGAGAACCGCGTGGCCCTGCTGCACCGCACCCAGGACGTGGGCATTCCCCGCGAATACGCCGGGGTGTGGCGCGCCCCGCACGAGGTGGCGCGGGTGGTCAAGGCCCTGGCCTCGTCGCTGCTGGAAACCTCGGCCCGGCCCCACGCGGGCATCGGGGTGCCCGCGTACAGCCCGATAACCTCGCCGTTGCGCCGCTACCCGGACCTGATCAACGAAACCCAGGTGCTGCACGCCCTGGCCACCGGGCAGGGGCGCTGGACCCGCGACGAACTGGACGCCATGCTGCCCCTGCTGAACGCCCGGCTGGACGCTGCCGGGCAGGTGCAACGCTTTCGCCCCCGGTACTGGAAGCTGCTGCATTTTCGCCAGAAGGGCGACAAGACCTGGTGGCACGCCGTGGTCACCGAAGAAAATGATGCCTTCGTCACCGTCAGCCTGCCCCGCGAACAACTGTTCCTGCGCGGGCGGCGCTCTACCTTCGGCGACAAGGTGAACCCCGGCCAGCACTTCCGGGTGCGGGTGGGCAAGATCCACCCGCTGAACAACGAAATTCAGATACTGGACGCGGAAGAAGAGTGA